gccgaacgtaggggggggggggcacggCATATCTCTAGATTGGTTATAgctagggtggtgacctcaatcatactCTATGCACCTCAGTTTGGAGGAAGGTGttacggatgtcagttaacactatcaaactgagtgcagtctacaggaggacagccctgagggtatgctctgccttcaggactgtctcagatgatgcagcattcgccatccctggaatgatgccgattgaaatACAATGCAAAACCAATTTCTCGCTctcgaagaaggctgagagggagagatccataaatagatggcaagagcggtgggaacgctcgggaaacgGTCGGTGGACTAATAGGCACaatcctgccatcaaggagtggttggagagacgacacggtgagattaattataatctcacccggtttctcacggggcgcggaggatatcgccaatacctgcaccggtttgaattggagacctcacccgactatcCGAATtgcccagaggacccagagcatgtattcttccactggatTTGTGagaaaaaggaggaatctagaggagactttaGCAGAGGTGCTGGTACTATAAAATCTTGTGTTAGTTTCTGGTTATCGATTCATTAATAAGCACTGTGAGCGGAAGCTTTTCCTGCACCTACGACCATGGCACTCGGATCCAAAGATGTACGGCCCCACGCACGCGGTCGACTCGttcttttttacatttttacttctAGATTTAGCATACGAGTGGATATCTCGTTAGGTGCACGCGAATCCCcgtgtttgtttatttatttttcaggatctggtGTGGACCCAGGTACCGGCATTGACAGGTGAatttttgtgtttgtgtttatgaatgacatgtgagggatcgaagcgttCAAAGCTCGGTTTacggtctgtctgcctttttttgaaggaggtggaaatcttcaaaagacattggCCTGGATAGGCTAGTGTGGGATTTTTGGTCATTAAAACCACCTCGACTCCCCTTTGCAACATGGAATGACTACAAGATATTACGTCATGGGCggagtttcttcttcttctttcttcctttcgCCCGTTGCTCGCAGATTGCTCAGGATACAAGCGATCATGAAGTTAATCGCAACCCAGTCTTCTTGACatactagcattcttcgcaccggATTTGGTGCTAGCAACTCAAGAGTTTCCTcttgattcctcctttcttccacaaaccttggcCAGTGAATACGTGCTTCGATTCGTATGGGACTCTATTGTAGTTTAAGAAAAGGGGTgaggtgtccagtttaaacctattcTTACGATATCCTCCATTccccgtgaaaaactgggtaagattaaaATTTATCTCACCGTTCCGTcattccaaccactccttgatgtcaGGGATGAGTCTGTGTGTTCACTGATCCTTCACCGAGCGTTCTCGCCGCTGTTGTCATCTATCTACAGATCTCCCTCTTTCGGCGTTATTCGCCCGttataaaggagagatggatctGACGTCACatgtgttcgtcatctcatctgtatTTCGcggcgagcttaagggccttattcggtactccatccagacccggaactTTATTGttgcctattctaccgcagatctccagtggtctctggtgactgctggAATTTCTTTTATACTCAGAAGTCGTTAAAACCTGTCGGTGCCTCACTTTTGTTGGGGGAAATAACCCCcagctgattttcaacaagagcgtaGGGTACGTGATCTACGGAAATGAACGGTTTCTGAATCGTCTTACCATAATTTTAAATGCGCACCACCACAGCTTTACGTCCGCCTCTGAGCAGAACTTTTACAAGCATTTCCCCTTAATTCACTGCTTggcgagcttaagggttttgcgggcttcaaTATGGGTGCGCTCTTTCTCGCACTGATCGTTTCCCCCTATCGGTCTCTAAGCCGCTCTTTCGGCTTGGTGGCATGCTGATCGAACGATggtcagttcactattccaccaatagtttgatctTCTATTGGGGGATGAGCACctgctaggcatggacgcggcACATGCTTTAGCGATGCATTGTGCCACATGAACATGTCTTTCCGTAGGGGCGCCTGCATTATTAGGTTAATCTAGTTACATCTCTATGCTCATCCAAGGCTTTTGCAGGACAGTCTGAAATATTTCTCAGTTCGAGCATACCCAATTCTATTTCCTCCTGTGCTCTTCGATGTTGATGGCACAGGAGCCAAGGTTTCCATTACTGAGGCACTGCACAGGGCAAGCATCGGTACTATATAGAGGCAACTTCAAATTTCCGTAGTTGTCCTAATATATATCGAGCGTGTGATATGTTCGGCAAATGGCGATTACTTAGAATCGTAATTCCAACTAATGGTTGAAAGCAGAAGTAATGAAATGCTGTAAGTAATGCCTGCAGGCTAGAAGGTTAAGTCCATATTGGAGAaatacactatggggaaaacaaCGACACCTAAGTCCAAAGACGCATTCAAAATGTGCAGTGTGGGGCATCatacaaattaaaaaattgCTTCAAGTTACTTTGTGATGAGACAGATTTCGGCCCAAAGGGGTGGGTACAAGTACCTAACACCTTCAATAAATATAGATGACTTTGGGAGATAGTTCCGACATTGTTCCCCGAACTGCCATCCCAACGGTATCAATAAGTGCCGAACACAATCTGCCAGTAACCGAAGATGAAGTTCTGCATAGCAGCGAAAAGGGTCCTTGGTATATTTCGAACAAGGTACTGGACAATTAGAATTGCTTGAAAGAAAGATCTTCCTCGCTCAGTGGAAATGACAAAAGTTGTGCTATTCTGGATGGGGTAAGCTGGTAGATGACCCATCACTCTGTACATAATAGGCGAGATTCTCGAGCGACGAATCTATAACTGACTAACACCTACAATTGATAGCTGTGGTTGTTTATCAAATACACATTTGGGCTTCCGAAAGGCTTGGTCAGCGGTCAGTGAGGAGCTGACGTTCAACGAGCTCGATCATCACACCGTCATTTTAGGCACTCCTGGAATTATATCAGATAGTACTGAACCAAGACCTAGGCTTGATACAAAGCTGGGAACAAGGAATATTTGAGAAATCATCCCAAATTCTTCATAAAAGCAGTTTTATCCTAATATTATCAACTTCAATATGGAACCTAAAATATTCAGGATCGATTTAAGGCAACAACAATTTTAATCTTCCAAATTATAGTATGCATTTTTGCAACTATCAAAACACAATaatattatgaaattttaaatctTTTCGAATTCCTGTAGTATTCGTAACAATGCGCTTAAAAACTCTAAACTCAAAAGGAGGGCAAGACAAATTGAAGTAATCCATcaattgcaaggataactgaatTGACAATTGCTATGGATGCCTCAGTCAATCCCATAACTTTCTTCTCATCATATGCTTCCTGAGTCCAGTGAGCTAGTAAAATCCCTCCGCAAACAGCATGGCTTAGGCAACCAGAAAGGGTATAGAATTGGTAAACCAGGACGTTAAGGTACCTTCGGACCAGCATTGCTGTAGGAGAATATTGTCAGCttttgaaaaattgcaaattattGTACTTGAAAAAGGTTTACCAATTACGAGACCAGCCGGAATAATGCAGAAGCCAAAGAATGTTCCATCCACTAAGAATAATAGGGTATGATTCAGATTTTCGGATGTTTCCAAATGTAGAGCCAGACAGACCGTTGTGAGCACCTGAAACGTTGTTTAAAATGACAATTAGGATCACTATATTTGCACATTCCGTATTCTGTTATATCATAGGGTGGAATAGTTGGATGATTGGAAGTTCTGTAGAAAGTTCATTGGAAATAGTTGTTGATGGGAAAGCCCATCAAGAAAGTCAGAAAAAGAGTGCAGCAACTCTCCTAAAGGATGAAACTAGAAACTGATCTGTCTGTGATATTTTTGCCTAAACGTCTcagaacacgaaattgggaGTCACAGTAGGAGGTAACTCCAGCGACGGATTGTGATCGTagacgtcaaatgttgtagttcctctggtggagctgatcggtcgagAGCTATGTAAGCCAATGATATATACAAATTCTCCGCTCTCAACCCAAATTGACCACCGTTAGATTGCTGGAACTCTCGTCTGGACCAGAGAAACTTGCAGGCTCTTCTTgccgaggatacatgctctaggtttgacCCGATCAATGTCTCATGTCCCCAACTGaaagctcagcaggacgtcctCTCGATCTCTGATGTTACGGAAGAGGAACttggggaaatctgcagacgtactggGGATAACAAGGCTCAggaattggacggaattccgaacaaggctctgaaggtggcggtcaaggccagatcaagatggttcgcaagcacattcgaatcgtgcatgacggaaggaatatttcccgcccagtggaagaggcagaagctggtgttgctaccgaagccccaaaaaccacccggcgtgtcttcttcatatcgccctatttgtctcttagacaccatggggaagatgttggagagggggatatacaacaggctgctcctgttcatcgagcttgcgggtggtctttcagagcggcaatatgggtttaggcgagcccgttctacggtcgatgcattagcaaaggtcgtggaattggctcgaaatgcagtggctatgggcaaatgctgtgctctggtgacgctggatgtcaaaaatgcttttgactcagccaactggggctggattaaaggttctttggccaaactgggtgttcctagttacttggctcggctaatcgagagttacctttcggacagacttctttggtacgagacggacgacgggccgaaggagtacattgtgacagcaggtgtgcctcaaggttctgtattgggaccactgctgtggaacataatgtacgacggagtgcttggcctcgCATGCCGGAGGatacaacgctgattggttttgcggacgacctggcggtagttgcaattgcaaagcatttcgaagatgtggagttttatgcaaatgaagccattcataccatcaagtcatggttaagaatggccaagctagacctgaAAAGCCATcgggagagagttgtgtggcaatggcaacaacggtgggataactccgacaatgGCCGGTGGACCCTTACATTGATTCCGTGTaacgagaaatgggtcgaccgtaagcacggagaattgaattaccacctgacacagttccttacgggacacggtggctataggaagtacttgcatcgcttcgagttggacgagtctcccaactgtcctgagtgcggtgctacacccgaggacccggagcacgttatgttccactgtcccagatttctgcaacagaaaaggaggttgaacagcatcttggggcggacatcgagcccttcaacctggtggaagagatgctgaagtcggaggaaaactggatggtggtaaatgaggcagtagccgtggtgcaaacaAAACTCCttgagttggatcgagctcggaaggcggcgcgacggagacgcgagaTGGaagagctggtatagcgaaccagagtctcccccgcgaagtaacacttcacggtggtcccgcggggtggGGCGTAAgtgtgggggtggttttagtgggtgtgaatcccacacactgatgcaacctggcgcaacagcgtctttctaagatttccaactccatctttaaacaaaaaaaatgtctcATGTGTTGTGGAATCAATTGTAGTATTTTCTTTGGAGCTCTTTGTTACAGGTCTCCGGTTTGAGGGCGACGTCGGTGTCTTTCTCTAGGAAAAAGACAGCAGATTAGTTGAGGTGCAATTCGAGCGCTGCacatttatctgcgttaccctcagcatagtATGCTTGTGTAGCGTTTGCTTCTACCCCCGTCGGATCGTCGATCTCCGGCTCCTCCAACAGTTTATTGGCGCGTTCAACTGGATCCAGGTCATCGTCCAGTTTCACGGAGCGGAAAatttttacctttgcgttcctgactccacaTTTCATAATCCGCTTTTTCTAGTGCCTCCAGGTACTCTCCATTTATGCGGAGCAGAAAAGTTTGGTTATctagggttcctcctccttaataTCCATCCAGTCGTCCATTGAAAGACGGGAAGATTGGGCGAGGTTGTCCTTATCTATGCGGATCATCGGCAACTAGATGCAACTTACCTATCTCCTGGAATCTCGTCGTATTGTAGTTTTACCTCCTcgcaagcgtcgctgatctgaGGCACACACGAACCAAGATTGTCTCTGGAGAATTGGTGCTATGACATGGGAACCATGGACCACCTGGGATGAATCCAAGAGGGGATGGACGTCCCTTGTTCCCCATTGCCGTCCAAGAGATGCTGTGTGATATCCCGGGAGTCTGGCTTCACTTCACTGGTCCGCCCGTCCGGCACCTATTTGCTGCTAGCGGTATTACCATCTACTAGCGCCACAAGTATGTGACTTCTGGCCACGTCGCTCAAGGGTTCCGCAGTTGATGCCTCCTCGGCTGTTGGTGTTCCCCTGTTTGCAAAAGTTATTTGGCGTCCGAGCCTTTGCACACTCTGTTCCGCTTGTGTTGCTGTCCGATCTCATTTTGACGTCGATTGTAATTTAAGGCAGTAGGCTTAACCTCCTGTTGGTTCGCCAGGCATTTGTTGGTGTACTTTTCGACAATCGACTAATATTTAGGGAGGCCTTTTTCATTAGACTCGTCAGTGGCCtccttattatatattataatatatttattgCTTCAAAATGATAAGAAGGGGCTCATTTTTTGCGTTGACTGAGAAACCTGCCTCGAGGTGCAGATAGAGCATATTTCTAAGAGACTACACTGGCACCAAAGTCGTGTCGTACGAAGTCATACTTTGTCATGTCAGTCATTAATTCGCATCTACGCATTAAACCGCCGTTGAAATACCGCAGGGACCACATCGTCCTCGAGACCAAATTGAATAGTTGAAATTTTCGTCGGCCAAGTTGGGATGAAAGGGAGGTGTCAAACTGTACCTAGGTTTAACTGTATGTCACACCAGTTTATCTGGTATCTGCTGAGACAACATTTGGTGCCAGAAGGACTTATCCTTGGGTAATTGCGCTTCACACCAGCCGAAATGCCAGGCTTCTATTTCTGGCAGCTATATCAATACCAACGTAGAAGAAGATGTTGCTGGGTTACTAGCATAACAATTATAATTGCATAATATGGGTTCGCATCTATAGCTACGAAGTTGTAAGAAAAGTGCTTTGGTCAGTCATCCACGTTGGTGAAGTCGACCCGAAGTTTACGGCCGAAAGTAGTAACGAACTCGATCCAGAGTAGTTGGTATGATGTTCAAGAAGTAAAGGAACCCCAAATTCAATTACCAATTCAATAGCTTTGAATAAAATATACTTATCAGCCGATCTCATTCTACGATTTTTTAGGGAACTTAATGATTTAGAAtacaaattaaaattataaaaaaataaaactaacaaaaaatgaatttcaaataaCACAACCTATAAACAATGACTTTTGAATGTCAGATCAACATTAAAGTATGATTAGACGTTGATTTATGATCACTTTGCTGATGAAGTAATAGACGTTTCCTATACTTTTCAACATCATAATCAACATAAAAATCATTGTTGCTAAACAATTCAGCAGATTCATCAGTAAGTGCAGTTTCGGAGAATTGTTTATCGGTATGAGCTTCACCATAATGGCTTGGCAACACCCAGCCGAAGGTCCGCCTTAGTTAAGAATTATAGGCAGTCGGGCCCTTGAGCAGCTCCATTGCACTAGGTCAACTCCGCCGCTTCCTCTGAGACAGGGTCTGGAACACTTTTTTTCGGCCTTAGGCACTGCCCCTGTAGACTCTTTCGACACTTGAATTTGGCTTCGGTGGACACTTGAGGGATGGTGAGCCCCAATGGAAGTCACTGCCGTTTCGCTGGCGCTTTTCCGTAGCAGTCGCCGATCTAACGAAAGCCTTTAGCCTCGAGAGGGAGACCCACTTGGACTCGCCCCGCACGTCGACCTTGAATGAGTTCTCGCTCTGATTAAGCACTCTAAAGGGACCCTcctatggtggttgcagcgccTTCCGAGGGGCGTCCACCCTTATGAGGACCTGGTCGTACGTCTCACGTTTCCTGGGAGTGTTGATTTCCGATGTCGCGTGTCGGGACGGTGGTGTCGGCCGCATCTTTGAAATCACGTCtctaagcagacgcagcatttcCGAGTaatttaaccctgctctgatgtccagtaCAGGGTCGACGGTGAGGCGAAGATTTTCCTCGTAGACCATCTCCGCTGGGCTGGCAGCGAACTCCTCTTGTTGGTCTGTACGGAGGCCGAGGAgggcgaaaggcaaggaccgcgcccacgacggatcgtcgcgagccattagagCGGCCTTCATTGCCTGGTGCCAACGTCCCAGTATACCACTGGACTGtgaatggtatgcagtagtcctatgccttttaaagccaaggagctttcctaactccgcgaaaagagtaggtTCTCGGCACATgtttgtgccgtaatgtcagtcagaattattgcttcaggccaccgcgtaaacctgtcgatgattgtgaggcaatacttgaatccgtgcgaatttcgcaaagggccgatgatgttgaGATGGATGGTGTCAAGGCGCTTGGTTGACCATAGGAACACACCTACTTgttttcgaacgtgcttgttgatcttacacttctgggactgatgcattgtctggcccaagagtttacgtccttattcatggaaggccacaaatatttttctgtgactaaccggtttgtcgtCCCGATGCCTGGGTGCCCAAAATCGTGAATTGgggaatacttccctgcgaaaatcggcctgGGTCCTTtatttgaggtctcgcagagtaagcaAGTGTTTTAgtcaaaaataggaaactccttgaatttttatttggaatttgccttcAGACTCTGAAGCTCCGCGGCGTCTTTTTATGCcttggcgattgccgtataattgaCCGAAGCCGAGACTGTGACCTGCGAAATTCAAGACAAAGCGTCTGGAAAAACATTGTCTTTACCAGACAGGTATTAGAAGTAAAATGTTTTAAAAAGAAACTCAATGGCTGCCAGATTGGATTCATCCGTTGGTGAAGAACGGCGCCTACCGCAGTATCCGAGGCATTGACTAACACAGCTAGGGgagcatctggctgaggaaatgccagcagtgttgcctCAATAGACCACTCAACCTCGCGAGAGTCTTTAtttttcggcccagacaagtaggcggaTCGCTGGATGATGAGCGgccctgggcaagaaacgacgatagaaactTAACATGCCTAAGACCCTTGACAGATCCTTCCGCTTCGTAGAGGCGGCGGGTCGCGAAAGAGCACTATTATGTAGCAGCGGATGCTGAGCGTTGTTTGAGAATGCGGGATTGTCCGGTgcgcagtattcttccgttgctagcttacattcatcgttaaaccaactGTTCCGATTTTCtggaggcccatgtatgtctgtggactgctttccgcgcaaaccgggtcttccgacaaccatttcgtgtgatgctacactccgttattattggtatcctTTTATAAGCTACGGGAGCCGTctttacttgactgttaaaatcaccaagtatgattttgatatcatacctgggacaggctttgagggtcaactgcctggtagaaggtatccttctccgactctgcagtcttctctgtcgGGGCGTGAACGTTCTTGAgactaaatttgcctcacaaaagCAGGGTGCATAGCCTTTCATTTATCTCTTTAaaggcgataacagcaggtttcattttttggctgactaagaaacttacttcgagcacatggtttactggatggtcgctataatatttgatgtagtggctcttttccaggaaaccggtccctatccagcgcatctcctgcaacgcggttgcatcagccttatattgggatagggtattgaCTAGCTGCTGAGCTATCTGTACAGGTTGTGCactttccatgaaaaaatgcgcaaagttttgttccgttttcgttgcccggttcgtcgttgtaaaatccatcctgcccgaggctccttccgagGCTTCGTAACTTGAGTTTTCCATGTAGAATtaaacccccaacttggaggtcAATTTATCCCCTTTTAAGCACGGGACACTCGCCTGTatcctcctccgtctgcagttctccattaagaaagaactcccagtgaccaccacatggaggtggagatagggtttggtagtaaagttgtcggtgttggttcagcagttctttcccaggttttatgctccatcggaggtaccaatccacgttttgcccagGGACTTATAAAAACTTTTCACCGCCGGAcaaatctcaatcactgtatGTCTAAGATTTCTTAGTTACTGACCTTTGTGGAGAAGTTGCACAGAGACAGTAAACCTAAGAGTGGCTTTATCTTTAGGGCGGATGAAATTATTGGCCACATCTGAAAGGGATATCACAAG
The DNA window shown above is from Hermetia illucens chromosome 5, iHerIll2.2.curated.20191125, whole genome shotgun sequence and carries:
- the LOC119657874 gene encoding uncharacterized protein LOC119657874: MRSADKYILFKAIELVLTTVCLALHLETSENLNHTLLFLVDGTFFGFCIIPAGLVIAMLVRRYLNVLVYQFYTLSGCLSHAVCGGILLAHWTQEAYDEKKVMGLTEASIAIVNSVILAIDGLLQFVLPSF